A stretch of the Bradyrhizobium sp. CCBAU 53351 genome encodes the following:
- a CDS encoding heavy-metal-associated domain-containing protein: protein MNKVLAFAAFAVTIIAAPTAMAAERTITLAVKNMYCASCPSIVKGSLEAVPGVAKVAVSYKDKTATIVYDDAKADVNQLTSATTQAGYPSAPKS from the coding sequence ATGAACAAAGTTCTCGCCTTCGCCGCCTTCGCTGTCACCATTATCGCTGCGCCAACGGCCATGGCTGCAGAGAGAACGATCACGTTGGCCGTGAAGAACATGTACTGCGCGTCATGCCCCTCCATCGTCAAAGGAAGCCTGGAAGCAGTGCCGGGTGTGGCCAAGGTTGCGGTGTCCTACAAGGACAAGACGGCAACGATCGTCTATGACGATGCCAAGGCCGATGTAAACCAACTGACCTCGGCCACCACCCAGGCCGGTTACCCGTCCGCACCCAAGAGCTGA
- a CDS encoding GDCCVxC domain-containing (seleno)protein, which yields MLLQSTITCPHCSVAKTETMPTDACQFFYECTGCGTKLKPKSGDCCVFCSYGSVPCPPIQEVRAGKPGAASCCA from the coding sequence ATGCTTCTTCAGTCGACCATCACCTGTCCGCACTGCTCTGTCGCGAAAACGGAGACCATGCCGACCGATGCCTGTCAGTTCTTCTATGAATGCACCGGCTGCGGCACGAAGCTAAAGCCCAAGTCGGGCGATTGTTGCGTATTCTGTTCCTATGGCTCGGTGCCGTGTCCACCAATTCAAGAGGTTCGCGCCGGCAAACCTGGCGCTGCCTCCTGCTGTGCGTAA
- a CDS encoding recombinase family protein, producing the protein MTKSIAYLRTSSAANVGPDKDSDKRQRAAIEAFAKRAGLEITEEFYDQDVSGADPIESRPGFSALLDRIESNGVRTVVVEDASRFARQLIVQEAGIIALIERGVRVLTSSGDDLTETNDPFKIAMRQIAGVFAQLEKARLVGKLKAARDRKRATGVKVEGRKSYREIDDEKHGGEMITMAKRLRRKTPKGGRRSLRAIADELARAGYKSESGKPYAATAIGRMLGEIQ; encoded by the coding sequence TTGACGAAATCGATCGCGTATCTGCGGACGTCGAGTGCGGCGAACGTCGGGCCGGACAAGGACAGCGACAAGCGCCAGCGGGCCGCGATCGAGGCGTTTGCGAAGCGGGCCGGCCTGGAGATCACGGAGGAGTTCTACGACCAGGACGTTAGCGGTGCGGACCCGATAGAGAGCCGGCCGGGATTCTCAGCCTTGCTGGACAGGATTGAGTCCAATGGCGTGCGGACGGTCGTGGTCGAGGATGCTTCGAGGTTTGCGCGCCAGCTGATCGTCCAGGAGGCCGGCATAATCGCTTTGATCGAGCGCGGCGTTCGAGTGTTAACCAGCTCGGGCGACGATCTCACGGAGACGAACGACCCGTTCAAGATCGCGATGCGCCAGATCGCCGGCGTATTCGCTCAGCTTGAGAAGGCGCGGCTGGTGGGCAAGCTGAAGGCCGCGCGGGATCGGAAGCGCGCCACCGGCGTGAAGGTTGAAGGCCGCAAGAGCTATCGCGAGATCGATGACGAGAAGCATGGCGGGGAGATGATCACTATGGCGAAGCGGTTGCGTCGAAAGACGCCAAAGGGCGGTCGCCGTTCACTCAGGGCTATCGCCGATGAACTGGCGAGAGCCGGCTACAAGAGCGAAAGCGGAAAGCCCTACGCGGCGACCGCCATCGGACGAATGTTAGGGGAGATCCAATGA
- a CDS encoding helix-turn-helix domain-containing protein, with protein MLTDIGKELRKLRIETDERLMDMAKRLDKSASFISAVEVGKKSPPSDFEEAVIKIYQLAGDAAEALRRAADRSRKAFTIEPSSALGRDTAALLARRINNLSDSQLKEIREILFKGSKPA; from the coding sequence ATGCTTACAGACATTGGAAAAGAGCTGAGGAAGCTGCGGATCGAAACGGATGAGCGCTTGATGGACATGGCAAAGCGACTGGACAAGTCGGCCTCCTTCATCTCCGCGGTCGAGGTCGGCAAGAAGTCGCCGCCCTCGGACTTCGAAGAGGCCGTGATCAAAATCTACCAGCTTGCCGGCGATGCCGCTGAGGCGCTTCGCCGGGCGGCAGATCGATCGCGCAAAGCCTTCACCATTGAGCCGAGCAGCGCCCTCGGTCGTGACACTGCGGCATTGCTGGCGAGACGCATCAACAATCTGTCGGACAGCCAGCTCAAAGAAATCCGGGAGATTTTGTTCAAGGGGAGCAAGCCGGCGTGA
- a CDS encoding ImmA/IrrE family metallo-endopeptidase has product MSGQDFVVPALSWDQIAQTTDSIREQFGLGAQPYFPIMEFIEKVLDQRMSVVTFEVADKHEMANAEGYTDPNGEFIILRDDVYYGAYAGDGRSRFTAAHELGHLALHTRMPLARARPEQSVPPFCLSEPQANQFAAELLMPRCFMMRTDTAAVVIARHGVSYEAATNRLNFLSRKGLLK; this is encoded by the coding sequence GTGAGCGGACAAGACTTCGTCGTGCCAGCACTGAGCTGGGACCAGATCGCACAGACGACAGACAGCATCCGCGAGCAGTTCGGTCTCGGTGCGCAGCCCTACTTCCCGATCATGGAGTTCATCGAGAAGGTCCTGGACCAGCGAATGAGCGTGGTCACGTTCGAGGTCGCCGACAAGCACGAGATGGCCAATGCCGAGGGCTACACCGACCCGAATGGCGAGTTCATCATTTTACGGGATGACGTCTACTACGGCGCGTATGCCGGTGACGGCCGGTCACGGTTCACGGCAGCTCACGAGCTTGGACATCTCGCCCTTCACACCCGGATGCCACTCGCACGCGCCCGTCCGGAGCAGAGCGTCCCGCCCTTTTGCCTGAGCGAACCTCAGGCCAACCAGTTTGCAGCGGAGCTGTTGATGCCTCGCTGCTTCATGATGCGCACCGACACCGCAGCGGTGGTCATCGCGCGCCACGGCGTCTCCTATGAGGCGGCGACCAACCGTCTTAATTTCCTGAGCAGAAAGGGACTGCTGAAATAG
- a CDS encoding tyrosine-type recombinase/integrase, which produces MAYIYLDTDSSHWNFRLRTPTDVLRILDDDRLLMVFDRCMGEPGFEAQVRIGAVVKLSLRTRNAAVAEIRKAQALAQLAKVWAAKRSEPKRLNLMQIMGLAGLVHDLYVETFQQEPGERADWIAHKAVNRAVREGRLVDVPPIIPGQMPNEQQLALDEFGDDLTAGINALPRLENGDEGLERRYGLLCNWVLAQQCLRVDYATRKRLLVAIAKAGDTGPRQLKENAIGDYSPDIYRERYPRYRSSRTLQQVFEQWRGETQPAPSSVTNWRGHVDSLVGFVGHDHVERLTRADIVSWKDHLVEKGLAAKTINDSYLACIKRLLNYEVENHRLVESVAEKVSVSSRGQAGDSQLPYTTEEVAQLLTLARGQHKPILRWLPWLVALSGSRVGEVAQLWGSSVKQVGNLWVMQIKPADDGGRLKNHWSERETPIHQAIIEEGFLNFVSDRGDGPLFYNRSSGDRNRKHASKSVCNRLGAWIRSQEGFQDPRKAPNHAFRHWFKTELGALGVPDSMADAIMGHGKKSEADKYRHYTAQRKAPFVNKVQVPEVTASSTVEAAE; this is translated from the coding sequence ATGGCCTACATCTATCTCGACACCGATTCCTCGCACTGGAACTTCCGGCTGCGGACACCCACAGACGTACTTCGAATCCTCGACGACGACCGCTTGCTGATGGTGTTCGACAGGTGCATGGGCGAACCAGGTTTTGAGGCACAGGTTCGCATTGGAGCGGTCGTGAAGCTCTCACTACGGACCCGCAACGCGGCGGTGGCCGAAATTCGAAAAGCCCAAGCCTTGGCGCAGTTGGCGAAAGTCTGGGCTGCCAAAAGGTCGGAGCCGAAGCGGCTCAACCTCATGCAGATCATGGGTCTCGCGGGTCTCGTGCACGACCTCTACGTCGAAACGTTTCAGCAAGAGCCAGGCGAGCGGGCGGATTGGATCGCGCACAAGGCGGTGAACAGAGCCGTGCGGGAAGGTCGTCTGGTTGACGTCCCGCCGATCATCCCTGGCCAGATGCCGAACGAGCAGCAGCTTGCGCTCGACGAGTTCGGGGATGATCTCACCGCCGGCATCAACGCGCTTCCAAGATTGGAGAACGGCGACGAGGGTCTGGAGCGCAGATATGGTCTGCTTTGCAATTGGGTTCTGGCCCAGCAATGCCTGCGCGTCGACTATGCGACCAGGAAGCGGCTGCTGGTCGCGATCGCGAAGGCCGGCGACACGGGACCGCGTCAGCTCAAGGAGAACGCGATTGGTGACTACAGCCCCGACATCTATCGCGAGCGATATCCGCGTTATCGATCGAGCCGCACGCTACAACAGGTGTTCGAGCAATGGCGGGGTGAGACACAGCCGGCGCCCAGCAGCGTGACGAACTGGAGGGGTCATGTCGACTCGCTGGTGGGTTTCGTCGGACATGACCATGTGGAACGGCTAACCAGGGCAGATATCGTCAGCTGGAAGGACCACCTGGTCGAGAAGGGGTTAGCCGCCAAGACCATCAACGACAGCTATCTGGCCTGCATCAAGAGGCTCCTGAACTACGAGGTGGAGAACCACCGGCTGGTCGAGAGCGTGGCCGAAAAGGTCTCGGTGAGCAGCCGAGGTCAGGCCGGTGACTCTCAGCTCCCTTATACCACCGAGGAAGTGGCTCAGCTGCTCACGCTCGCGAGGGGGCAGCATAAGCCGATCCTGCGCTGGCTACCCTGGCTTGTTGCGTTGAGCGGCTCCCGCGTTGGAGAGGTAGCGCAGCTTTGGGGATCCAGCGTCAAACAGGTCGGAAATCTGTGGGTCATGCAGATTAAGCCCGCGGACGATGGCGGTCGGCTGAAAAACCACTGGAGCGAACGAGAAACCCCGATCCATCAGGCCATCATCGAGGAAGGATTCCTAAACTTCGTTTCGGACCGTGGCGACGGACCGCTGTTCTATAACCGCAGCTCGGGCGATCGAAACAGGAAGCATGCCTCGAAGAGCGTGTGCAATCGCCTCGGGGCCTGGATTCGATCGCAAGAGGGATTCCAGGACCCGCGCAAGGCGCCGAACCATGCATTTCGGCACTGGTTCAAAACGGAGCTTGGCGCGCTGGGTGTGCCTGACAGTATGGCGGACGCGATCATGGGGCACGGGAAGAAATCGGAGGCGGACAAGTATCGCCACTACACCGCCCAACGGAAGGCCCCGTTCGTGAACAAAGTGCAGGTCCCCGAGGTCACAGCCAGTTCTACGGTAGAGGCCGCCGAATAG
- a CDS encoding complex I NDUFA9 subunit family protein, protein MASNLETLVTVFGGSGFLGRNVVRALCKRDYRVRVAVRRPELAGFLQPSGRVGQVHTVQANLRYPASVEAALRDSHVVINLVGVLTEAGEQTFDAVQARGAETVAKAAAAAGARLVHVSAIGADAESPARYARAKAAGEAAVLAAVPSATIFRPSMMFGPEDQFTNRFAALARISPVLPLIGGETKMQPAYVGDVATAIADAVDGKAKAGATYELGGPEVLTMREIIEAILAITDRERMLVPLPFGLARFKAAFLQFAPGAFKLTPDQVTLLERDNVVSDAAKAAGLTLEGLGIQADSLEAIAPQYLWRFRAAGQFQRKSA, encoded by the coding sequence ATGGCATCGAATCTGGAAACTCTCGTCACGGTTTTCGGCGGATCGGGGTTTTTGGGCCGGAATGTCGTCCGTGCCTTGTGCAAGCGCGATTATCGGGTCCGGGTCGCGGTGCGGCGGCCGGAACTGGCGGGCTTCCTCCAGCCCTCCGGCAGGGTCGGGCAGGTCCACACCGTGCAGGCCAATCTGCGCTATCCGGCCTCGGTCGAGGCGGCGCTGCGTGATTCGCATGTCGTGATCAATCTGGTCGGCGTCCTCACTGAAGCCGGCGAGCAGACGTTCGACGCGGTCCAGGCCAGGGGTGCCGAGACGGTCGCCAAGGCGGCGGCCGCGGCAGGGGCCCGCCTGGTGCATGTCTCAGCGATCGGGGCCGACGCCGAATCGCCCGCGCGCTACGCCAGGGCCAAGGCGGCCGGCGAAGCCGCGGTCTTGGCCGCGGTGCCCTCGGCCACGATCTTCCGCCCGTCCATGATGTTCGGCCCCGAGGACCAGTTCACCAACCGCTTCGCCGCGCTGGCCCGGATCTCGCCGGTGCTGCCGCTGATCGGCGGCGAGACCAAGATGCAGCCGGCCTATGTCGGCGACGTCGCCACCGCGATCGCGGACGCCGTCGACGGCAAGGCCAAGGCGGGCGCCACCTACGAGCTCGGCGGGCCTGAAGTGCTGACCATGCGCGAGATCATCGAGGCCATCCTCGCCATCACCGATCGCGAGCGGATGCTGGTGCCGCTGCCGTTCGGCCTCGCCCGCTTCAAGGCCGCCTTCCTGCAATTCGCGCCGGGCGCATTCAAGCTGACGCCGGACCAGGTCACGCTGCTGGAGCGCGACAATGTCGTGTCCGACGCGGCGAAGGCCGCCGGCCTGACGCTGGAAGGGCTCGGCATCCAGGCCGATTCGCTGGAAGCGATCGCCCCGCAATATCTCTGGCGTTTCCGCGCCGCGGGCCAGTTCCAGCGCAAGAGCGCGTGA
- a CDS encoding undecaprenyl-diphosphate phosphatase, with translation MSDAIRAVILGIIEGVTEFLPVSSTGHLLLAERFFHLGEGAFWDSFTVLIQLGAILAIVGLYFKKLWDVVIGFFTGDTYSRRFVLGVLVAFLPAVIVGLVAGKYIKSVLFNPWVVCFTLIVGGAILLWVDKLDLKPREHDATRFPLLMYLYIGIAQCVAMIPGVSRSGASIVAAMFLGADKRAAAEFSFFLAIPTMIGAFAYDFYKNRSEMTMDHMGIVAIGFVVSFITAIIVVKTFLEYVTRHGFVVFAWWRVIVGTLGLIALALGR, from the coding sequence ATGTCAGACGCAATACGGGCAGTGATCCTCGGCATCATCGAGGGCGTGACCGAGTTCCTTCCCGTATCCTCGACCGGCCATCTGCTGCTCGCGGAGCGCTTCTTCCATCTCGGCGAAGGCGCGTTCTGGGATTCGTTTACGGTTCTGATCCAGCTCGGCGCGATCCTCGCCATCGTCGGCCTCTACTTCAAGAAGCTCTGGGACGTCGTGATCGGCTTCTTCACCGGCGACACCTATTCGCGCCGCTTCGTGCTCGGCGTGCTGGTGGCGTTCCTGCCCGCTGTGATCGTCGGGCTCGTCGCAGGCAAATACATCAAGAGCGTGCTGTTCAATCCCTGGGTCGTGTGTTTCACGCTGATCGTCGGCGGCGCCATCCTGCTCTGGGTCGACAAGCTCGATCTCAAGCCGCGCGAGCATGACGCCACGAGGTTTCCGCTGCTGATGTATCTCTATATCGGCATCGCGCAGTGCGTGGCGATGATCCCGGGCGTGTCGCGTTCCGGCGCCAGCATCGTCGCCGCGATGTTCCTGGGTGCCGACAAGCGCGCGGCGGCGGAGTTCTCGTTCTTCCTCGCCATCCCCACCATGATCGGCGCGTTCGCCTACGACTTCTACAAGAACCGCTCCGAGATGACGATGGACCATATGGGCATCGTCGCGATCGGTTTCGTGGTGTCGTTCATCACCGCGATCATCGTGGTCAAGACGTTCCTGGAATACGTCACCCGGCACGGCTTCGTGGTGTTCGCCTGGTGGCGCGTCATCGTCGGCACGCTCGGCCTGATCGCGCTGGCGCTCGGCCGGTAG